A genomic window from Brevibacillus agri includes:
- the addA gene encoding helicase-exonuclease AddAB subunit AddA, whose product MAEQQVQAKPEQWTDEQWQAIIQRGGNLLVAAAAGSGKTSVLVERIIRRIMDESEPVGVDQLLVVTFTNAAAAEMRHRIGDALRKALKEDPHSAHLRRQLALLQRATITTLHSFCLGILRQYYYLIELDPEFRIADQMEGELLRQDVLEEQLEGWYESDPDFQALADIMLDGQDDQALATLLLRLYEFSRSHPSPERWLAEAADMFDIRAGAGLDGLVWAKSVLRSVELLLVGMAGKLQRAAELAASPEGPAAYLPMLEAEAAALRQAAAACKEGWEAASQAIRGVAFAKLPPVKGTDPEIKEQVQALRNGVKKELAEQIEQYFSMTAEQYAADLQRLAPHMKTLARLVTEFSDAFQLEKRARGIVDFGDLEHLALRILTAADEAGEAVPSPISEQLREQFAEVLVDEYQDINLVQETILRMVSRDGTNGACANRFMVGDVKQSIYRFRLAEPKLFLEKYLTYQKGAAGEQDADDDAPGRRIDLAANFRSRREVVDAVNFLFRQIMSPGVGEIDYDPSAELINRASYPEAEPGRLQAEVHLINRNVEQEAGQEASAEATEEAELAGIPEATGESGEEASVAQLEARLIASRIRRWMEPGEGESPLLVFDKKAGGMRPLAYRDIVILLRATSGWGQTMQEELHAAGIPVYAEQTAGYFAATEVETMLSLLRVIDNPLQDIPLAAVLRSPIVGLREEQLAQIRIQYPTGPFHLAVIQYVKERPPQESWEKRLRQFFAKLEGWRTHARRGALSELLSVLYRETGYLDYVAALENGQQRQANLRALYDRARQYEAGSYRGLFRFLRFVDRLQEAGNDMGEARTIGENEDVVRIMTIHKSKGLEFPVVFVAGMGKQFNTMDLKSQFLLHKDLGFGPMAVEPSIQLRYPSIAALGIRQQLRRDMLAEEMRVLYVALTRAREKLILVGSAKDLAKSVMDWGRQGDGERLSDEDLIQAKGYFDWVGRALLRHPAAGELRAYPAKQGAGEEVRVRTVPDDSVWSFHFHQADELKAQQEAMSDDMALWERATRREEIAERPGDEALRKLVEARLGWTDPHPVASRVAAKWSVSELKRHAKVSKSGQALTLPSITEKPKFLAEQKSHRLTAAEKGTITHLVFQHLDLQRPLDEADIREQVAELAARRFLTEEQVQAVDAGQIATFFADPLGQRMKRAKAVHRELPFTLVLPAHEVEPELGEATSERIIVQGVIDCLLEEDDNRLVLIDFKTDWMAKEASSEAIEEMERRYSGQISLYVRAIRQIIKPSQEVESYLYLLSGGFSIRFT is encoded by the coding sequence ATGGCGGAGCAACAAGTGCAGGCCAAGCCTGAACAATGGACGGATGAACAATGGCAAGCGATTATTCAGCGCGGGGGCAACTTGCTGGTAGCGGCTGCGGCAGGCTCCGGGAAAACGTCGGTGCTCGTCGAGCGGATCATCCGGCGCATCATGGACGAGAGCGAGCCTGTCGGCGTCGACCAGCTTCTGGTCGTGACCTTTACGAATGCGGCGGCAGCGGAAATGCGGCACAGAATTGGCGACGCGCTGCGCAAGGCGCTGAAAGAAGACCCGCATTCCGCCCACTTGCGGCGGCAGCTTGCGCTTCTCCAGCGAGCGACGATTACGACGCTCCACTCGTTCTGTCTGGGCATCTTGCGCCAGTACTACTACCTGATTGAGCTTGACCCGGAGTTTCGCATCGCCGACCAGATGGAGGGCGAGCTGCTGCGGCAGGACGTACTGGAGGAGCAACTGGAGGGCTGGTACGAAAGCGACCCGGACTTCCAGGCGTTGGCCGACATCATGCTGGACGGACAGGACGATCAGGCGCTGGCGACTTTGCTGTTGCGGCTGTACGAGTTTTCCCGCAGTCATCCGTCGCCTGAGCGCTGGCTTGCGGAAGCAGCCGACATGTTTGACATTCGCGCTGGGGCCGGTCTGGACGGGCTCGTCTGGGCGAAAAGCGTGCTGCGGTCTGTGGAGCTTTTGCTCGTCGGCATGGCTGGCAAGCTGCAGAGGGCGGCAGAGCTGGCAGCCTCCCCGGAAGGTCCGGCGGCTTATTTGCCGATGTTGGAAGCGGAAGCAGCGGCTTTGAGGCAGGCGGCTGCGGCTTGCAAGGAAGGTTGGGAGGCAGCGAGCCAGGCTATCCGTGGCGTTGCTTTTGCCAAGCTGCCGCCAGTCAAAGGAACCGATCCCGAGATCAAGGAGCAGGTTCAGGCGCTCAGAAACGGCGTGAAAAAGGAGCTGGCGGAGCAGATCGAGCAGTATTTTTCGATGACGGCCGAGCAATATGCCGCTGATTTGCAGCGACTGGCCCCGCACATGAAGACGCTGGCCCGGCTCGTTACCGAGTTTTCCGACGCGTTTCAGTTGGAAAAGCGGGCGCGCGGAATCGTCGACTTTGGCGATCTGGAGCATCTGGCCTTGCGCATTTTGACGGCAGCGGACGAAGCGGGCGAGGCGGTTCCTTCGCCGATATCGGAGCAGCTTCGCGAACAGTTCGCAGAAGTGCTGGTCGACGAGTATCAGGATATCAATCTGGTGCAGGAGACGATTTTGCGCATGGTTTCCCGCGACGGAACGAACGGTGCTTGCGCCAACCGCTTTATGGTCGGTGACGTGAAGCAGAGTATTTACCGTTTCCGTCTGGCGGAGCCGAAGCTGTTTCTGGAAAAGTACTTGACCTATCAAAAAGGCGCGGCAGGCGAGCAGGATGCGGACGATGACGCTCCGGGACGGCGGATCGACCTTGCCGCCAACTTCCGCAGCAGACGCGAGGTTGTGGATGCGGTCAACTTTTTGTTCAGGCAAATCATGTCGCCGGGCGTGGGCGAGATCGACTACGATCCGTCGGCCGAGCTGATTAACCGCGCCTCTTATCCCGAGGCAGAGCCGGGCAGGCTGCAGGCAGAGGTGCACCTGATTAACCGCAACGTCGAGCAAGAAGCGGGGCAGGAGGCGTCTGCAGAGGCAACGGAAGAGGCCGAGCTGGCGGGAATCCCCGAGGCGACAGGCGAATCGGGCGAGGAAGCGAGCGTCGCGCAACTGGAAGCGCGACTGATTGCCAGCCGGATTCGCCGCTGGATGGAGCCGGGCGAGGGCGAGTCGCCGCTGCTCGTGTTCGATAAAAAGGCAGGGGGAATGCGCCCGCTCGCTTACCGGGATATCGTCATTTTGCTGCGGGCTACGTCCGGCTGGGGGCAGACGATGCAGGAGGAACTGCATGCGGCGGGAATCCCCGTGTACGCCGAGCAGACGGCAGGCTATTTTGCGGCGACAGAAGTAGAGACGATGCTCTCGCTGTTGCGGGTGATCGACAATCCGTTGCAGGACATTCCGCTCGCTGCGGTGCTGCGCTCGCCTATCGTCGGCTTGCGCGAGGAACAGCTTGCCCAAATTCGCATCCAGTATCCGACGGGCCCTTTTCATCTCGCTGTCATCCAGTACGTGAAGGAGCGCCCGCCGCAGGAGTCGTGGGAAAAACGGCTGCGCCAGTTTTTCGCGAAGCTGGAAGGGTGGCGGACGCATGCGCGCAGGGGAGCGCTGTCTGAGCTGCTTTCCGTGCTGTACCGCGAGACGGGCTATCTCGACTACGTCGCTGCCCTGGAAAACGGACAGCAGCGGCAGGCCAACTTGCGTGCCTTGTACGACCGGGCAAGACAGTATGAGGCAGGCTCTTATCGCGGGCTGTTCCGCTTCCTGCGCTTCGTCGACAGGCTGCAGGAGGCGGGCAATGACATGGGCGAAGCGCGCACGATCGGGGAAAACGAGGATGTCGTGCGGATCATGACGATCCACAAGAGCAAAGGCTTGGAGTTTCCCGTCGTTTTCGTCGCGGGCATGGGCAAGCAGTTCAACACGATGGATTTGAAAAGCCAGTTTTTGCTGCACAAGGACCTGGGCTTCGGGCCGATGGCCGTGGAGCCGTCCATTCAGTTGCGCTACCCGAGCATCGCGGCGCTGGGCATTCGGCAGCAGTTGCGCCGGGATATGCTGGCAGAGGAAATGCGCGTGCTGTACGTCGCCTTGACCCGTGCGCGCGAGAAGCTGATTCTCGTCGGTTCAGCCAAAGACTTGGCGAAAAGCGTCATGGACTGGGGCAGACAAGGTGATGGCGAGCGGCTCAGCGACGAGGATCTGATCCAGGCCAAAGGCTATTTTGACTGGGTAGGCCGCGCCTTGCTGCGACATCCGGCAGCAGGCGAACTGCGCGCGTATCCTGCGAAGCAAGGCGCAGGCGAAGAAGTGCGAGTCAGAACCGTTCCCGATGACTCCGTCTGGTCGTTTCATTTTCATCAGGCGGACGAGCTGAAGGCGCAGCAGGAGGCCATGAGCGATGACATGGCACTGTGGGAGCGCGCGACCAGGCGGGAGGAGATTGCAGAACGGCCAGGCGACGAAGCGCTGCGCAAGCTGGTAGAAGCGAGACTGGGCTGGACCGACCCGCACCCGGTTGCCTCGCGCGTGGCGGCCAAATGGAGCGTCAGCGAGCTGAAGCGGCATGCCAAGGTCAGCAAAAGCGGGCAGGCGCTCACACTGCCTTCGATTACGGAAAAGCCGAAGTTTTTGGCGGAACAAAAATCGCACCGCCTGACAGCAGCCGAGAAAGGCACGATCACGCACCTGGTCTTCCAGCATCTCGATTTGCAGCGTCCGCTGGATGAGGCCGACATACGCGAGCAGGTGGCAGAGCTTGCGGCGCGCCGCTTTTTGACAGAGGAGCAGGTGCAGGCGGTGGATGCCGGACAAATTGCCACGTTTTTTGCCGACCCTCTGGGGCAGCGGATGAAAAGGGCCAAGGCGGTTCACCGCGAGCTGCCGTTTACGCTGGTGCTGCCCGCGCATGAAGTGGAGCCGGAGCTGGGCGAAGCAACTTCGGAGCGGATTATCGTCCAGGGTGTGATTGACTGTTTGCTGGAGGAAGACGACAATCGGCTGGTCTTGATTGATTTCAAGACTGA